In the Deinococcus carri genome, one interval contains:
- the crtI gene encoding phytoene desaturase family protein, with translation MPQPPPHKRKQALIIGSGFGGLSLGIRLQSLGFDTTILERLDGPGGRAYQKRTPDGYVFDMGPTVITVPHFIEELFALERDAGQLDQPDYPPHVLTGERVREGESGGPRTRDYVRLVPVLPFYRIVFDDGTFFDYDGDPDSTRRQIAELAPEDLAGYERFHADAAAIFQRGFLELGYTHFGDVGTMLRVVPDLLKLDAVRTLFSFTSRYFQSPKLRQVFSFETLLIGGNPLSVPAIYAMIHFVEKTWGIHYALGGTGALVRALAQKFGELGGRIEYGAEVEEILVTDDRGRPVQHPLGTRVARGVRLRGGEERPADLVVSNGDWANTYLKRVPRQARLVNSDLRVKAARQSMSLLVIYFGFRDDGTALSLRHHNIILGPRYEELLREIFGQKVLGADFSQYLHVPTLTDPGLAPPGHHAAYTLVPVPHNGSGIDWEAEGPRLVERVLALLEERGHLPDLRARLTHLDYITPDYFEGTLDSYLGNAFGPEPVLAQSAYLRPHNRSEDVRNLYLVGAGVQPGAGTPSVMMSAKMTARLIAEDFGIHPEVRGGGVREDGREARG, from the coding sequence ATGCCCCAACCCCCACCACACAAACGCAAACAGGCCCTGATCATCGGCTCGGGTTTCGGCGGCCTGAGCCTGGGCATCCGCCTCCAGAGCCTGGGCTTCGACACGACCATTCTCGAACGGCTGGACGGGCCGGGCGGGCGGGCCTACCAGAAGCGCACGCCGGACGGCTACGTCTTCGACATGGGGCCGACCGTGATCACGGTGCCGCACTTCATCGAGGAACTGTTCGCGCTGGAGCGCGATGCCGGGCAGCTCGACCAGCCCGACTACCCGCCCCACGTGCTGACCGGCGAGCGGGTGCGGGAGGGCGAGAGCGGCGGCCCCCGCACCCGCGACTACGTGCGGCTGGTGCCGGTGCTGCCCTTTTACCGCATCGTGTTCGACGACGGCACCTTCTTCGACTACGACGGCGACCCGGACAGCACCCGCCGCCAGATCGCCGAACTCGCGCCGGAGGACCTGGCGGGCTACGAACGCTTCCACGCGGACGCGGCCGCCATCTTCCAGCGCGGCTTTCTGGAGCTGGGCTACACGCATTTCGGGGACGTGGGCACCATGCTGCGCGTCGTGCCCGACCTGCTGAAGCTGGACGCCGTGCGGACGCTCTTTTCCTTTACCAGCCGGTACTTCCAGTCTCCCAAGCTGCGGCAGGTCTTTTCCTTCGAGACGCTGCTGATCGGCGGCAATCCCCTCAGCGTGCCCGCCATCTACGCGATGATTCACTTCGTCGAGAAGACCTGGGGCATCCACTACGCGCTGGGCGGCACGGGGGCGCTGGTGCGGGCGCTGGCGCAGAAGTTCGGGGAACTCGGCGGGCGCATCGAGTACGGCGCGGAGGTGGAGGAGATTCTGGTGACGGACGACCGGGGGCGGCCCGTGCAGCACCCCCTCGGCACGCGGGTGGCGCGCGGCGTGCGCCTCCGGGGCGGCGAGGAGCGCCCCGCCGACCTGGTGGTCAGCAACGGCGACTGGGCGAACACCTACCTCAAGCGGGTCCCCCGGCAGGCCCGGCTGGTCAACAGCGACCTGCGTGTGAAGGCAGCCCGCCAAAGCATGAGCCTGCTGGTGATCTACTTCGGCTTCCGCGACGACGGTACGGCGCTGAGCCTGCGGCACCACAACATCATCCTGGGGCCGCGTTACGAGGAGCTGCTGCGGGAAATCTTCGGGCAGAAGGTGCTGGGGGCCGACTTCAGCCAGTACCTGCACGTTCCCACCCTCACCGACCCCGGCCTCGCGCCGCCCGGACACCACGCCGCCTACACGCTGGTGCCCGTGCCCCACAACGGCAGCGGGATCGACTGGGAGGCCGAGGGGCCGCGGCTGGTCGAACGTGTCCTGGCGCTGCTGGAGGAACGGGGGCACCTCCCGGACTTGCGCGCGCGCCTGACGCATCTGGACTACATCACGCCCGACTACTTCGAGGGGACGCTGGACAGTTACCTGGGCAACGCCTTCGGTCCGGAACCCGTCCTGGCCCAGAGCGCGTACCTGCGCCCCCACAACCGCTCGGAGGACGTGCGGAACCTCTACCTCGTCGGCGCGGGGGTGCAGCCCGGCGCGGGCACCCCCAGCGTGATGATGAGCGCCAAGATGACGGCCCGCCTGATCGCGGAGGACTTCGGGATTCATCCCGAGGTGCGGGGCGGCGGGGTCCGGGAAGACGGACGGGAGGCGCGGGGCTAG
- a CDS encoding class I SAM-dependent methyltransferase: MGDPRQSQGTLNLPFAGPALTLAQRTNRWPLTAWGYAGWRRRSLTLLTGEAFPLAREAALFRALCRPRPGEGWLDAGTSTGFYAGVLAGAGCRVLAADLSAPMLAAARRQTPHPHIDWFLTNLEASGLPDAAFDGVTVGATLNETREPARLLAELARLTRPGGQLWLMYVGRTGHPLQPLLTLPALGGLTFPDPAWVARHLPGCARTDAVQVGAVVFERYVKAQG, translated from the coding sequence ATGGGGGACCCGCGCCAGAGCCAAGGAACGCTGAACCTCCCCTTCGCCGGGCCGGCCCTCACGCTGGCGCAGCGCACCAACCGCTGGCCCCTCACGGCCTGGGGCTACGCGGGGTGGCGTCGGCGGTCCCTCACGCTGCTGACGGGCGAGGCTTTCCCCCTGGCGCGCGAGGCGGCGCTGTTCCGGGCGCTATGCCGTCCGCGGCCCGGTGAGGGCTGGCTGGACGCGGGCACCAGCACCGGCTTCTATGCGGGCGTGCTGGCCGGGGCGGGCTGCCGGGTGCTGGCCGCCGACCTGAGCGCGCCCATGCTGGCGGCGGCCCGGCGGCAGACCCCGCACCCCCACATCGACTGGTTCCTCACGAATCTGGAGGCCAGCGGCCTGCCCGACGCCGCCTTTGACGGTGTGACCGTCGGCGCGACCCTGAACGAGACGCGGGAGCCGGCGCGCCTGCTGGCCGAACTCGCCCGCCTGACCCGGCCCGGCGGGCAGCTCTGGCTGATGTACGTGGGGCGTACGGGTCATCCCCTCCAGCCGCTTCTGACCCTCCCGGCCCTGGGCGGCCTGACCTTTCCCGATCCGGCCTGGGTGGCGCGGCACCTGCCCGGCTGTGCCCGCACGGACGCTGTGCAGGTGGGGGCCGTGGTCTTCGAGCGGTACGTGAAGGCGCAGGGTTGA
- a CDS encoding lysophospholipase, whose amino-acid sequence MSNARPHNSWEPSAWDLSAGTPLTGKGGAPLQGYVWHAQHPRAAVLLAHGFGEYAGRYVERYHRLIPTLVEAGYSVYATDLRGHGQSQGRRAVVDTRELVEDHLRARERLRGQPLPVYAFGHSLGGLVTAASAARDPRGLSGVILSSPALLIGEDEPAWLKALAPVLARVAPAAQVTELGSGGLSRLAEEVEAYRADPNVYQGKVPALTAASMLRLSGELWGQYARWTLPTLVIHGTADRLTDVNGSRRFVEAIPAPDKTLRLVEGGYHELLNDEPRDEVRGWILEWLGQRTGQAQQATDSPSADQP is encoded by the coding sequence ATGTCGAACGCGAGGCCGCATAACAGCTGGGAACCGTCCGCCTGGGACCTGTCCGCCGGAACGCCGCTGACCGGAAAGGGCGGCGCGCCTCTCCAGGGCTACGTGTGGCACGCCCAGCATCCCCGCGCCGCCGTGCTGCTCGCGCATGGATTCGGGGAGTACGCGGGGCGCTACGTGGAACGCTACCACCGCCTGATTCCCACGCTGGTGGAGGCCGGCTACAGCGTGTACGCCACCGACCTGCGCGGGCACGGCCAGTCGCAGGGGCGGCGGGCGGTCGTGGACACCCGCGAGCTGGTGGAAGACCACCTACGTGCACGCGAGCGGCTGCGGGGCCAGCCGCTCCCGGTCTACGCCTTCGGACACTCGCTGGGCGGGCTGGTCACGGCGGCGAGCGCGGCACGGGACCCGCGCGGGCTGAGCGGCGTGATTCTCTCCAGCCCCGCCCTCCTGATCGGTGAGGACGAACCCGCGTGGCTGAAGGCACTGGCCCCCGTGCTGGCGAGGGTCGCGCCCGCCGCGCAGGTGACCGAGCTGGGCAGCGGGGGCCTCTCGCGGCTGGCGGAGGAGGTCGAGGCGTACCGGGCCGACCCCAACGTGTACCAGGGCAAGGTGCCCGCCCTGACCGCGGCCTCGATGCTGCGCCTGAGCGGCGAACTGTGGGGGCAGTACGCGCGCTGGACGCTCCCCACACTAGTCATCCACGGCACCGCCGACCGCCTGACGGACGTGAACGGCTCGCGCCGCTTCGTGGAGGCCATACCTGCGCCCGACAAGACCCTGCGACTGGTGGAGGGCGGCTACCACGAACTCCTGAACGACGAACCCCGGGACGAGGTGCGGGGCTGGATTCTGGAGTGGCTGGGCCAGCGGACGGGCCAGGCACAGCAGGCGACCGATTCCCCCAGCGCAGACCAGCCCTAG
- a CDS encoding phage holin family protein, giving the protein MQEERKSMGGALVDVFDAGVTLVKTEIRALLRQVTNVVKAKGIGVVLLLGSVGPLLMGLIFLILAVFYGLMRLGLGAWAAALLIAIVAFVLTGVLIMMGLKRLSAEVPSDEHDRPHRSHDQMTEDERLEAQYQAEQAAKARASTTATTSTHTGSDRGERVTVAAGSAAAGSAVASGAAGDMRPGVDYHVPAGAADRIEGTVTVPMPRSDSRTETIPVYGTNPDGSQPAHGGSVTDFGVEPTREEHERDGHGAHGNHGKRHDPNLQEPVVLKDAPGIDVSTNPTFREDMKKEGY; this is encoded by the coding sequence ATGCAAGAAGAACGCAAGAGCATGGGGGGTGCGCTGGTCGATGTGTTCGACGCAGGCGTCACGCTCGTCAAGACCGAGATTCGCGCGCTGCTGCGGCAGGTGACGAACGTCGTCAAGGCCAAGGGCATCGGGGTGGTGCTGCTGCTGGGGTCGGTCGGGCCGCTGCTGATGGGCCTGATCTTCCTGATCCTGGCCGTGTTCTACGGCCTGATGCGGCTGGGCCTGGGGGCCTGGGCCGCCGCGCTCCTGATTGCCATCGTGGCGTTCGTGCTGACCGGCGTGCTGATCATGATGGGCCTCAAGCGCCTGAGCGCCGAGGTGCCCAGCGACGAGCATGACCGCCCGCACCGCTCCCACGACCAGATGACCGAGGACGAGCGCCTGGAGGCCCAGTACCAGGCCGAGCAGGCGGCCAAGGCCCGCGCCTCCACGACGGCCACCACCAGCACCCACACCGGCAGCGACCGGGGCGAGCGGGTGACCGTTGCGGCGGGCAGCGCGGCGGCAGGGAGCGCCGTGGCGAGCGGGGCTGCGGGAGACATGCGCCCGGGTGTGGACTACCATGTGCCCGCCGGCGCGGCGGACCGGATAGAGGGGACCGTGACGGTGCCCATGCCGCGCAGTGACAGCCGCACGGAGACGATTCCGGTCTACGGCACCAATCCCGATGGCAGCCAGCCCGCGCACGGCGGCAGCGTGACCGACTTCGGCGTGGAGCCGACCCGCGAGGAACACGAACGCGACGGTCACGGGGCACACGGCAACCACGGCAAGCGCCACGACCCCAATCTTCAGGAACCGGTCGTGTTGAAGGACGCGCCGGGGATCGACGTGAGCACCAACCCCACCTTCCGTGAGGACATGAAAAAGGAGGGCTACTGA
- a CDS encoding phytoene/squalene synthase family protein: protein MPHAAPPPAAPPLAPEAALHCRDVTRRHSQTFYLGSRFFPPREREAVWAVYAACRAGDDIVDEGPQAEAGAQLGQWWARVQAAFAGNPTPHPADTALAWAAARWPIPLAAFAELHEGLRMDLHGHPYRDLDDLTLYCRRVAGVVGFMIAPICGYSGGERTLACALRLGQAMQLTNILRDVGEDLERGRVYLPETLLAEYGVTRAMLEAGVVTPQYRALMEHLSALARAWYAEGRAGIPCLHGRARLAVQTAARSYEGILDDLARADFDNFRRRAHVSGPRKLLMLPQAWWELRGAAVVGEKGYEL, encoded by the coding sequence TTGCCCCATGCCGCTCCCCCGCCCGCTGCACCGCCGCTCGCCCCGGAGGCGGCCCTGCACTGCCGGGACGTGACGCGCAGGCACAGCCAGACCTTTTACCTGGGGTCGCGCTTTTTTCCGCCCCGCGAGCGCGAGGCCGTGTGGGCGGTCTACGCCGCCTGCCGCGCCGGGGACGACATCGTGGACGAGGGGCCGCAGGCGGAGGCCGGGGCGCAACTGGGGCAGTGGTGGGCGCGGGTGCAGGCGGCCTTCGCCGGGAACCCCACGCCCCATCCCGCCGACACGGCGTTGGCCTGGGCCGCCGCCCGCTGGCCGATTCCCCTGGCCGCCTTCGCGGAACTGCACGAGGGCCTGCGGATGGACCTGCACGGGCACCCCTACCGCGACCTGGACGACCTTACCCTGTACTGCCGCCGTGTGGCGGGCGTGGTGGGCTTCATGATCGCGCCGATCTGCGGGTACAGCGGGGGCGAGCGGACCCTGGCCTGCGCGCTACGGCTGGGTCAGGCGATGCAGCTCACCAACATCTTGCGCGACGTGGGCGAGGACCTGGAGCGCGGCCGGGTGTACCTCCCCGAGACGCTGCTGGCCGAGTACGGCGTGACCCGCGCGATGCTGGAGGCCGGGGTGGTGACGCCGCAGTACCGCGCCCTGATGGAACACCTCTCGGCCCTGGCCCGCGCGTGGTACGCCGAGGGCCGCGCCGGGATTCCCTGCCTGCACGGCCGCGCCCGCCTCGCCGTGCAGACCGCCGCCCGCTCCTACGAGGGCATCCTCGACGACCTCGCCCGCGCCGACTTCGACAACTTCCGCCGCCGCGCCCATGTCAGCGGTCCGCGTAAGCTGCTGATGCTGCCGCAGGCGTGGTGGGAATTGCGGGGGGCGGCGGTGGTGGGGGAGAAGGGCTATGAGCTTTGA
- a CDS encoding OsmC family protein has product MADIARKASAHWKGDLRSGQGTVSTGSGVLQDAQYSFKTRFENGAGTNPEELLAAAHAGCFTMQLSALLAGDGHDPQDLRTEATCEMVKDGPGFRISTMRLTIRGKVGSIDQAEFERHVAQAAEMCPLSRVMAGNVEIVHEAVLE; this is encoded by the coding sequence ATGGCAGATATCGCACGCAAGGCCAGCGCCCATTGGAAGGGCGACCTCAGGAGCGGGCAGGGCACCGTCAGCACCGGCAGCGGTGTGCTGCAAGACGCCCAGTACTCCTTCAAGACCCGGTTCGAGAACGGCGCGGGCACCAACCCGGAAGAACTGCTCGCCGCCGCACACGCGGGCTGCTTCACCATGCAGCTCTCGGCCCTCCTGGCGGGCGATGGCCACGACCCGCAGGACCTGCGCACCGAGGCCACCTGCGAGATGGTCAAGGACGGCCCCGGCTTCCGTATCAGCACCATGCGCCTCACCATTCGCGGCAAGGTGGGCAGCATCGACCAGGCCGAGTTCGAGCGGCACGTGGCGCAGGCCGCCGAGATGTGCCCGCTCAGCCGCGTGATGGCGGGCAACGTGGAGATTGTGCATGAGGCGGTGCTGGAGTAA
- a CDS encoding AAA family ATPase has protein sequence MAPTVYSLVGPPGSGKRTIGKHLARLTGAALLDNHLSNDPVFSAFGLDGVKPVPAEAWPFVRRIRRVLYEAAQAAPWHVSHIFTSYLADLPGEAQAVQHLRDLASVRGAAFVPVWLTCDTGELARRMTLPERAERLKLRDPEQLRTLLRESGNLPPPPDAIRIDTSALAPADAALLIAAHAGALF, from the coding sequence ATGGCACCCACCGTCTATTCCCTCGTCGGGCCACCGGGCAGCGGCAAACGCACGATTGGCAAGCACCTCGCGCGGCTGACGGGGGCGGCGCTGCTGGACAATCACCTCAGCAATGACCCCGTGTTCAGCGCGTTTGGGCTGGATGGCGTGAAGCCTGTTCCCGCCGAGGCGTGGCCTTTTGTTCGTCGGATACGGCGAGTTTTGTACGAGGCGGCCCAGGCGGCCCCCTGGCACGTGTCCCACATCTTTACGAGCTACCTTGCCGACCTTCCGGGAGAGGCGCAAGCGGTGCAGCACCTGCGCGACCTCGCCTCCGTTCGTGGGGCCGCCTTCGTCCCCGTCTGGCTGACCTGCGATACCGGCGAACTCGCCCGCCGGATGACCCTTCCCGAACGGGCCGAACGCCTGAAACTGCGCGACCCGGAGCAACTCCGCACTTTGCTGCGGGAATCAGGCAACCTCCCCCCACCTCCCGACGCCATCCGCATCGACACCTCCGCCCTCGCCCCGGCAGACGCGGCGCTGCTGATCGCGGCCCATGCGGGAGCGCTGTTCTAG
- a CDS encoding helix-turn-helix domain-containing protein, producing the protein MNPAPPAFCPVYRAIGVLQEKWVLHIVRALLDGEKGFNELARAVGGCNSATLTQRLEHLETLAIISKRTEDTQGKLARSVYSLTPAGRELQGVIDAIGNWAREHLEEDRAEAVPAP; encoded by the coding sequence ATGAATCCCGCACCCCCCGCTTTTTGCCCGGTCTACCGGGCTATCGGCGTGTTGCAGGAGAAATGGGTGCTGCATATCGTCCGCGCGCTGCTGGACGGCGAGAAAGGCTTCAACGAACTCGCCCGCGCCGTGGGCGGCTGCAACAGCGCCACCCTCACGCAACGCCTGGAACACCTCGAAACTCTCGCCATCATCTCCAAGCGCACCGAGGACACCCAGGGCAAACTCGCCCGCAGCGTCTACAGCCTCACCCCCGCTGGCCGCGAACTCCAGGGCGTGATCGATGCCATCGGCAACTGGGCGCGCGAGCATCTGGAAGAGGACCGGGCCGAGGCCGTACCTGCGCCCTGA